In one window of Candidatus Rokuibacteriota bacterium DNA:
- a CDS encoding carotenoid biosynthesis protein, whose product MSEVVAIGTLVWGTVSLRPYVVVLLAAFLVLAVRDVGGRKAAAFLVWGWAVAFAAEYASTRVGLPFGLYHYTGATVGRELYLSNIPLFDSLSFPVLAYASWCLARWASGRAGGAAAVGLSGIVMMLLDVVIDPLAVRGERWFLGYIFFYPDGGAYFGVPLSNFFGWTIVGWVIVAGYVRVAAGSTPLRGSVRLGAGLYYGVFLFGWILTVWIGQPLLAATGFLIHGALFLVLWGGFAGRAVALADAGGHWRGSSGPREPEGATSTS is encoded by the coding sequence GTGAGCGAGGTCGTGGCGATCGGCACGCTCGTGTGGGGGACCGTGTCCCTGCGCCCCTATGTCGTCGTCCTTCTCGCGGCCTTCCTCGTTCTCGCGGTACGAGACGTGGGGGGCAGGAAGGCCGCGGCGTTCCTCGTCTGGGGCTGGGCCGTCGCCTTCGCGGCCGAGTACGCCTCGACCCGGGTGGGCCTGCCCTTCGGCCTCTACCACTACACGGGCGCGACGGTGGGGCGCGAGCTGTACCTGTCGAATATCCCGCTCTTTGACTCACTGTCCTTTCCCGTCCTGGCCTATGCCTCCTGGTGCCTCGCCCGCTGGGCGTCGGGGCGCGCGGGGGGCGCCGCCGCGGTGGGGCTGTCCGGGATCGTGATGATGCTCCTGGACGTGGTGATCGATCCGCTGGCGGTCCGGGGGGAGCGGTGGTTTCTCGGTTACATCTTCTTCTACCCGGACGGGGGAGCCTATTTCGGCGTGCCGTTGTCGAACTTCTTCGGCTGGACGATCGTCGGCTGGGTCATCGTCGCGGGGTACGTACGGGTAGCGGCCGGATCCACGCCTCTGCGAGGGTCGGTGCGCCTCGGGGCCGGTCTCTACTACGGCGTCTTCCTCTTCGGCTGGATCCTGACGGTCTGGATCGGCCAGCCCTTGCTGGCCGCGACGGGATTCCTGATTCACGGCGCTCTGTTTCTGGTACTCTGGGGCGGGTTTGCCGGCCGGGCCGTGGCGCTGGCGGATGCGGGCGGCCACTGGCGGGGCTCGTCCGGCCCCCGCGAGCCCGAGGGTGCCACCTCTACCTCATGA
- the hpnH gene encoding adenosyl-hopene transferase HpnH, with protein sequence MSVPLSQMVTVASYIVRQKLARRQRYPLVLMLEPLFRCNLSCAGCGKIQYPAQILKKHLTVEQCVNAVEECGAPIVAIPGGEPLMHPEIDRLVAALVAKRKYVYLCTNGLLLAERLALFTPSRYLSFSVHVDGLRDEHDDAVCREGVYDRAVGAIREALARGFRVTTNTTLFDGTSPVRMRAFFDEMMSLGVEGMMLSPGYSYSKAPDQEHFLRRTKTHALFARMLDRPKRRWKFNQSPLFLRFLMGKHDFDCTPWGMPTYNMFGWQRPCYLLQEGYAATFRELMETTEWQRYGHRSGNEKCQDCMVHSGFEATAVNHTFGSLRGFLETVVVTLTHRL encoded by the coding sequence ATGAGCGTCCCACTATCCCAGATGGTGACGGTGGCCTCCTACATCGTGAGGCAGAAGCTCGCTCGCCGGCAGCGCTACCCGCTCGTGCTGATGCTCGAGCCCCTCTTCCGCTGCAACCTGTCCTGCGCCGGGTGCGGGAAGATCCAGTACCCCGCTCAGATCCTCAAGAAGCACCTGACAGTGGAACAATGCGTCAATGCCGTGGAGGAGTGCGGGGCCCCCATCGTGGCCATCCCCGGGGGCGAGCCGCTCATGCACCCGGAGATCGACAGGCTCGTGGCGGCGCTGGTCGCGAAGCGGAAGTACGTGTACCTCTGTACCAATGGCCTCCTCCTCGCTGAGAGGCTCGCGTTGTTCACGCCCTCCAGGTACCTGAGCTTCAGCGTGCACGTGGACGGGCTGCGCGACGAGCACGACGACGCGGTCTGCCGGGAGGGTGTCTACGACCGCGCCGTGGGGGCGATCCGCGAGGCCCTGGCCCGCGGGTTCCGCGTCACCACCAACACCACGCTCTTCGATGGGACCTCGCCGGTCAGGATGCGCGCCTTCTTCGACGAGATGATGAGCCTGGGGGTGGAGGGCATGATGCTCTCGCCCGGGTACAGCTACTCGAAGGCGCCCGATCAGGAGCACTTCCTGCGCCGGACGAAGACCCATGCCCTGTTCGCGCGGATGCTCGACCGCCCCAAGCGGCGCTGGAAGTTCAACCAGTCGCCGCTCTTCCTGCGCTTCCTCATGGGCAAGCACGACTTCGACTGCACGCCCTGGGGCATGCCGACCTACAACATGTTCGGCTGGCAGCGCCCCTGCTACCTCCTGCAGGAGGGCTATGCCGCGACCTTCCGGGAGCTGATGGAGACCACCGAGTGGCAGCGGTACGGCCACCGGAGCGGCAACGAGAAGTGCCAGGACTGCATGGTGCACAGCGGGTTCGAGGCGACGGCGGTGAACCACACCTTCGGCTCGCTCAGGGGTTTCCTCGAGACCGTGGTGGTCACGCTGACGCACAGGCTCTAG